TAAACTGTTGGGCATAGAATCGCGCATAGCGATCGCCCTTTTCCAACAATTCTTGATGACTCCCCGATTCCAAAATCTGCCCCTGTTCCACCACTAAAATCCGATCGGCGCGGCGCACGGTGGCAAGGCGGTGGGCGATGATAAATACAGTCCGGTCTTGCATGATCCGTTCTAAGGCTTCTTGCACCAAAGCTTCAGATTCCGAATCCAGTGCTGATGTAGCTTCGTCGAGAATCAGAATTCTGGGGTTGAGTAAAACAGCACGCGCGATCGCAATCCTCTGTTTTTGCCCTCCCGACAAGTTCACCCCTCTTTCCCCCACCCAAGTGTAATAGCCTTGCGTCATTTGGCTAATAAACTGGTGGGCGTTAGCAATTTCGGCAGCAGCCTGAACATCTTTCAAGTCAAACTCAGCTTGACCAAAAGCAATATTCTGCGCGATCGTGCCAGAAAATAGAATAGTTTCTTGCGGCACAATACCAATTTGTCGCCGCAAACTCCGCAGCGTCACATCCTGAATATTGATCCCATCAATCAGAATTTCACCGCCATGAATGTCATAAAAGCGGGGTAGCAGATTCACCAAAGTAGTTTTACCCGCACCAGATGCCCCCACCAAGGCAATCATTTCACCGGGTTGGACTAAAATACTCAAGTTTTTCAGAACTGGGGAATTGGGAATTAGGAAATCTACCTTTTCGCCCAGCCCTCTGTCGGCTGGAGACGGATAAGCAAAAGTAACATTCCGATATTCCACCTTTCCAGTAACTGGCGGAAGCACCTTTGCACTGGGCTTTTCCAGCACCGTCGGCTGAATTGCCATCAGTTCAAAAATCCGGTCAACTGATGCCTGACCTTGTTTAAACTCGTTGTAGTTACTTGTGAGATGGGCGATGGGGTCAATTAGCAACGCTACAGCTGCGATATAACTAACAAATTCTGCCCCAGTCAAATTGCCGATAGAAATTTGCCAGCCGCCCAGGAAAAACAGCAGCAACACGCTCATCGCGTACAGAAATCCTACCACAGGGTTCTGAATCGCCTTCAGCCGTTCAGTTGCATACTTAGCTTTCCGATTTTCTTCAGCTTCCTGGGCAAAACGAGCAATTTCATAATCTTGGGCGGCGAAAGCTTGCACCAGACGAATTCCGCTAAATACCTCTGTCAGCAAAGCCGATAAATTAGATACGTGATTTTGACTGCGGCGAGAAAACTTCAGCATCTGTTCGCCAAACCAGCCAATTAAAACGCCCATTAGCGGTGCTACCAAAAAAGTTGCCAGCGTCAGCTGCCAGTTGAGATAAATCATGTAGCCCAACACGACTATTAGCTGCAACACACAGGGAATAAAGTCATGGAAAACTTTGTTCACTACCTCCCCAACCCGGTCGATATCTTCGGTGAGACGATAAGTTAAATCGCCTGTCTGTGTAGTTTCAAAATAGCCAAAGTTGAGGCGGTGTAGGTGAGTATAAACCTGTTTGCGTAAGTCAAAGGCCACGAAAAGGGCGGCTTTCGCCATCAGGGTATCCTGTCCATACATCAGAATTTTCTGGACTAGAAAAACCACGGCCAGCACTCCGGCTAACTGGGCCAGCGCCGCCATATCGCCCTGTCCAATGAAATTGGCGATTTTGCCTGCAAGTGCCGCCTGTATCGGCCAGAATACCGTAACCCCTAATGTGCAAGCAAAAGCCTGAGCAATGGTTTTCCACTGAGGGCGGATGTATGGCAGTAGATGCCAATAACTAGAGCGCGTTTTCAAGCCGTCACGTCCTGTAACAATCTTTTCCTTTGTTTGACGTTACCAGCTTTGCGGTGTTTCTGAGTAGTAGCGCTTGTACTTATAAGGCGGGAAAGATGCCCACCCCACAAGATAAGCCTGGCGTTGCTGAA
This sequence is a window from Funiculus sociatus GB2-C1. Protein-coding genes within it:
- a CDS encoding ABC transporter ATP-binding protein, whose product is MKTRSSYWHLLPYIRPQWKTIAQAFACTLGVTVFWPIQAALAGKIANFIGQGDMAALAQLAGVLAVVFLVQKILMYGQDTLMAKAALFVAFDLRKQVYTHLHRLNFGYFETTQTGDLTYRLTEDIDRVGEVVNKVFHDFIPCVLQLIVVLGYMIYLNWQLTLATFLVAPLMGVLIGWFGEQMLKFSRRSQNHVSNLSALLTEVFSGIRLVQAFAAQDYEIARFAQEAEENRKAKYATERLKAIQNPVVGFLYAMSVLLLFFLGGWQISIGNLTGAEFVSYIAAVALLIDPIAHLTSNYNEFKQGQASVDRIFELMAIQPTVLEKPSAKVLPPVTGKVEYRNVTFAYPSPADRGLGEKVDFLIPNSPVLKNLSILVQPGEMIALVGASGAGKTTLVNLLPRFYDIHGGEILIDGINIQDVTLRSLRRQIGIVPQETILFSGTIAQNIAFGQAEFDLKDVQAAAEIANAHQFISQMTQGYYTWVGERGVNLSGGQKQRIAIARAVLLNPRILILDEATSALDSESEALVQEALERIMQDRTVFIIAHRLATVRRADRILVVEQGQILESGSHQELLEKGDRYARFYAQQFS